One stretch of Schlesneria sp. DSM 10557 DNA includes these proteins:
- a CDS encoding cobaltochelatase subunit CobN, which produces MSDAPSDGKPFDRSWTQFAAGGFLVTLFLSAGIWFGLEVRSRPAPRSVSILIICSDPAVESLNRGIDRLLSSDPGLAREVSFQVRSPGNTVADAEVPQTDLLLVELLEAKWVTANEPIIQESHARTRLAFGPSGPAINESTLTQFGLKQDDLVEPYWSEGGPSDVEQMLRLILKRYAGYLDLEVAPPVKRPEQGYVAWIEGEPRLVETWSEWQVLTKFDPTRPSVAILDFATRARREVLAVPKAIADACQQQGIQPVVCFGQPASKAIRQLLLDEAGKPRIDAIISLHLKFTDKEAEATLSQLDVPIINAIRIYGRTVDEWRDSSQGLTTGEVAWQLAVPELVGLAPHNVVAGLEPTRSGVEAQPIAERVTRVAARARALSELRRTPPAQRRVALMYWNYPPGKQNVGASYLNVVRSIPVMLQAMRDAGYQVENFSDAVEIEKRVVDRGRNIARWAPGELERLIDAGGVVTIPVSTYQTWFDALPRRFRDDVTKHWGRPETADIMTTRLGGELHLVLPTIELGNIVLLVQPDRGRTQDLAALYQTQDLPPHHQYIAAYLWLQKEFKAHAVIHTGTHGTHEWLSGKESGLAGFDAGEVLAGDLPILYPYIMDDIGEGIVAKRRGAATIIDHLTPALGTSSLPPELQSLKELIQRWRDARATGGETVAQAQASIDAEVVLRGLDKDLADRGWSEADRSHPDAERRISTLEDYLEQIQAQSIPFGMHTFGVSPIDERLNGFVDLIREAHDEKTASTGRQNLTDSGPAELAALLHGLGGGYIRPGPGNDPVRNPAALPTGRDFYAFDPRTIPAVTAETLGNQLAARLVDEFHSSEGQWPKKFALQVWGVETIRHAGVQEAQALALVGVRAKRDKQGRVAGLELIPREELGRPRVDVVMHGTSLYRDTFPVLVELFDQAVQLAADSPEPDNPIRAHIEQLTAELVAGGMNIDEARTRARIRFFAEPSGMHDSKLAAMASASGSWDTEDQVADNYIRRMGHGYGQGTWGQSMETEFRAALAGTQRIVHTRSSKLYATLDNDDYFGYGGSIALGVRRVDGGKSPPMLVTDLRTPGRERHEPIERFLGQEFRSRLLNPEYIKGMQQEGYAGAREVWKSTEYLWGWQVVYPETVGPQKWQELHEVWLKDRYDLKLEDFFHAHNPHAREGMAGRLLEVIRKGYWDPDQQTREELAEIYVTSIVENGVACDTLTCDNPELQTFTKGIAETAAGLDPKLIAQWLRQVETATGKQLEQRLTERQTDKAAWHDPANRDKSNDGSSPENSQVSGYLMEETQSEIQIQSDPSPVPATPWALILSLTLSPVMTGAVARLKRAG; this is translated from the coding sequence GTGAGCGACGCCCCCTCAGACGGAAAGCCTTTTGACCGCTCGTGGACTCAGTTCGCTGCCGGTGGCTTTCTGGTAACGCTGTTCCTGAGTGCCGGAATCTGGTTCGGGCTGGAAGTCCGTTCGCGGCCTGCACCCCGCTCGGTTTCCATCCTCATCATCTGTTCTGACCCGGCAGTGGAAAGCCTCAACCGGGGAATCGACCGTCTGCTCTCCAGCGATCCTGGTCTGGCCCGCGAAGTCAGTTTTCAAGTTCGCTCGCCGGGGAACACTGTCGCCGACGCGGAAGTTCCTCAAACCGATCTGCTGCTGGTGGAATTACTCGAAGCGAAGTGGGTCACGGCCAACGAGCCGATCATTCAGGAATCGCACGCGCGGACGCGGCTGGCTTTTGGTCCCAGCGGTCCAGCCATCAACGAAAGTACGCTGACGCAGTTCGGTCTGAAGCAGGACGATCTCGTCGAACCCTACTGGTCAGAAGGGGGACCATCCGACGTTGAGCAAATGCTGCGGCTGATACTCAAGCGGTATGCGGGCTATCTCGATCTGGAAGTGGCTCCTCCGGTCAAACGGCCGGAACAAGGCTATGTCGCCTGGATCGAAGGGGAACCTCGACTGGTCGAAACATGGTCCGAGTGGCAGGTGCTCACGAAGTTCGACCCCACCCGGCCATCTGTCGCCATTCTCGACTTTGCCACGCGAGCCCGTCGTGAAGTCCTGGCCGTTCCGAAAGCGATCGCCGATGCGTGCCAGCAGCAGGGAATTCAGCCGGTCGTCTGTTTTGGTCAACCTGCCAGCAAGGCCATTCGACAGCTCTTGCTCGACGAAGCGGGCAAACCTCGAATTGATGCCATCATCTCGTTGCATCTGAAGTTCACCGATAAAGAGGCCGAGGCGACCCTGTCGCAACTGGATGTCCCGATCATCAACGCGATCCGCATCTATGGCCGAACGGTCGACGAGTGGCGTGACAGCTCGCAAGGCCTGACCACAGGGGAAGTCGCGTGGCAACTGGCCGTCCCGGAACTGGTCGGTCTGGCGCCGCACAATGTCGTCGCCGGACTTGAGCCGACTCGCAGTGGGGTCGAGGCCCAGCCGATTGCCGAACGTGTCACTCGTGTGGCAGCTCGCGCCCGGGCGCTCAGCGAATTGCGTCGGACTCCACCCGCACAGCGTCGCGTTGCTTTGATGTACTGGAACTATCCGCCGGGCAAGCAGAACGTCGGAGCGAGTTACCTGAACGTCGTCAGAAGCATTCCGGTCATGCTGCAAGCGATGCGGGATGCCGGCTATCAGGTCGAGAACTTTTCCGACGCCGTTGAGATCGAAAAACGGGTCGTTGATCGAGGACGTAATATCGCGCGCTGGGCACCGGGTGAACTTGAACGGCTCATCGACGCAGGTGGTGTGGTGACGATCCCTGTCTCAACCTATCAGACCTGGTTCGACGCGTTGCCACGCCGCTTTCGTGACGACGTGACCAAGCATTGGGGACGCCCCGAAACAGCCGACATCATGACCACCCGGCTCGGTGGTGAACTTCATCTGGTGCTGCCGACGATTGAACTGGGAAACATTGTTCTGCTGGTTCAGCCTGACCGGGGTCGAACACAGGACCTCGCCGCACTCTACCAGACGCAGGACCTGCCACCCCACCACCAGTACATCGCGGCGTACTTGTGGTTGCAGAAGGAATTCAAAGCGCATGCCGTCATTCATACCGGCACTCATGGAACGCACGAGTGGCTGAGCGGTAAGGAATCAGGTCTGGCCGGATTCGACGCGGGAGAAGTCCTCGCGGGGGATTTGCCAATCCTCTATCCCTACATCATGGACGACATCGGGGAAGGAATCGTGGCCAAGCGACGAGGTGCCGCGACCATTATTGATCATCTGACCCCTGCCTTGGGGACAAGTTCCCTTCCCCCGGAACTGCAGTCACTTAAGGAACTCATTCAACGCTGGCGAGATGCGCGCGCAACCGGTGGCGAAACGGTCGCTCAGGCGCAAGCCAGCATCGACGCTGAAGTCGTCCTCCGCGGGCTCGATAAGGATCTTGCCGATCGCGGGTGGAGCGAAGCGGATCGCAGTCATCCCGACGCAGAACGGCGCATCAGCACGCTGGAGGATTATCTGGAACAGATTCAGGCCCAGAGCATTCCTTTCGGCATGCACACGTTCGGGGTTTCTCCCATCGACGAGCGGTTGAATGGATTTGTCGATCTGATCCGTGAAGCACACGACGAGAAAACGGCCTCCACGGGCCGACAAAACCTGACCGACAGCGGCCCTGCCGAGCTGGCCGCCCTGCTCCATGGACTGGGCGGGGGATACATCCGCCCCGGTCCCGGTAACGACCCCGTCCGCAATCCCGCAGCCCTGCCCACCGGACGGGATTTCTACGCATTTGACCCTCGGACCATTCCCGCAGTCACGGCAGAAACGCTGGGAAATCAGCTCGCCGCCAGACTCGTCGATGAATTTCATTCCAGCGAAGGTCAGTGGCCGAAGAAGTTTGCGCTGCAGGTCTGGGGGGTCGAAACCATCCGCCATGCCGGCGTTCAGGAAGCCCAGGCTCTGGCTTTAGTCGGTGTGCGGGCCAAACGGGACAAACAGGGACGAGTCGCCGGTCTGGAACTGATTCCCCGCGAAGAACTCGGGCGTCCGCGTGTCGATGTCGTCATGCACGGAACCAGCCTCTATCGCGACACGTTTCCCGTGCTGGTCGAACTGTTTGATCAAGCCGTGCAACTGGCGGCAGATTCACCTGAGCCCGACAATCCGATCCGCGCACACATCGAACAACTGACCGCCGAACTCGTAGCGGGTGGCATGAATATTGACGAAGCCCGGACCAGAGCCCGCATTCGCTTCTTCGCAGAACCGAGCGGCATGCATGACAGCAAACTGGCCGCAATGGCATCTGCCAGCGGCTCGTGGGACACGGAAGACCAAGTTGCCGACAACTACATCCGGCGGATGGGGCATGGCTACGGACAAGGGACTTGGGGGCAGAGCATGGAGACCGAGTTTCGTGCCGCACTGGCCGGCACGCAGCGGATCGTCCATACACGTTCAAGCAAACTCTATGCGACACTGGATAACGATGACTATTTCGGCTACGGCGGCAGTATCGCGCTGGGGGTCCGCCGAGTCGATGGCGGGAAGAGTCCCCCGATGCTGGTGACGGATCTGAGGACACCCGGTCGGGAACGACATGAACCGATTGAACGCTTTCTCGGACAGGAATTTCGCTCGCGCTTGCTGAACCCCGAGTACATCAAAGGGATGCAGCAGGAAGGGTACGCCGGGGCACGCGAAGTCTGGAAAAGTACGGAATACCTCTGGGGCTGGCAGGTAGTCTACCCCGAGACAGTCGGGCCGCAGAAGTGGCAGGAATTGCACGAAGTCTGGCTGAAAGATCGTTACGATCTCAAACTCGAAGACTTCTTCCATGCTCACAATCCCCACGCCCGCGAGGGGATGGCGGGACGATTGCTGGAAGTTATTCGCAAGGGGTACTGGGATCCCGACCAGCAAACACGTGAGGAACTGGCCGAAATCTATGTCACCAGTATCGTCGAAAATGGAGTCGCCTGTGACACGCTCACCTGCGACAACCCCGAACTTCAGACGTTCACAAAGGGGATCGCGGAGACTGCCGCAGGACTTGATCCGAAACTGATCGCTCAATGGCTGCGTCAGGTCGAAACGGCGACCGGGAAACAACTCGAACAGCGACTGACAGAACGGCAAACCGACAAAGCCGCCTGGCACGACCCGGCCAACCGCGACAAGTCCAATGACGGCAGCTCACCCGAGAACTCACAGGTGAGCGGCTATCTGATGGAAGAGACGCAGTCTGAAATCCAGATCCAGAGTGATCCTTCCCCTGTGCCAGCTACCCCCTGGGCGCTGATTCTCTCGCTCACCCTGTCCCCCGTCATGACAGGGGCCGTCGCGCGGCTGAAGCGGGCCGGCTGA
- a CDS encoding cation diffusion facilitator family transporter, translating into MTDMAEKGIRAAQLGILINTLLAMAKLLAGVIGNSYALIADAVESGSDVFSSIIVMSGLKIARRDPTDEFPFGFGRAETLATAVVALMLIGTAIGIAIEAVREIRTPHHMPAPWTLFVLAVVVTVKWLVSRRVHAVGVETGSGAIEADAWHHLSDAITSTAAFFGISIALLGGPGWEHADDWAALLATSVIAFNGVRILRSALRDLMDASPGDEIVQSVRTVSERVPEVLAIEKLLVRRSGMFYLVDIHVQAAPSMPLSNAHSLGGRVKAEILQALPQVRHVLVHMEPFTSPG; encoded by the coding sequence ATGACCGACATGGCAGAAAAGGGCATTCGTGCTGCCCAGTTGGGGATCCTCATTAATACGCTGCTCGCCATGGCGAAACTGCTGGCGGGCGTGATCGGTAACTCCTACGCCCTGATTGCAGACGCGGTCGAATCGGGCAGTGATGTCTTTTCATCGATCATTGTGATGAGCGGATTAAAGATCGCCCGGCGTGATCCCACGGACGAATTTCCGTTCGGTTTCGGACGTGCGGAAACGCTGGCGACGGCTGTGGTGGCTCTCATGTTGATCGGTACCGCGATTGGGATTGCGATTGAAGCAGTGCGGGAAATCCGTACGCCGCACCACATGCCAGCCCCCTGGACTCTATTCGTCCTGGCCGTCGTGGTGACAGTCAAATGGCTGGTCTCCCGGCGGGTCCACGCGGTGGGTGTCGAAACAGGAAGCGGAGCCATCGAGGCGGATGCCTGGCACCACCTGAGTGACGCCATCACATCCACGGCGGCGTTCTTTGGTATTTCAATCGCCTTATTGGGTGGACCCGGTTGGGAACACGCCGATGACTGGGCGGCCCTGCTCGCCACATCCGTCATTGCGTTCAATGGCGTCCGAATTCTTCGTTCGGCTCTGCGTGACCTGATGGACGCGTCCCCTGGCGACGAGATCGTCCAGTCGGTTCGAACGGTGTCAGAGCGGGTGCCGGAGGTGCTGGCGATCGAGAAACTGCTGGTTCGCCGTTCGGGAATGTTCTATCTGGTCGATATCCACGTGCAGGCAGCCCCCTCCATGCCCCTGAGCAATGCCCATAGCCTGGGAGGACGAGTGAAGGCCGAAATCCTGCAGGCCCTCCCCCAGGTTCGCCATGTGCTGGTGCATATGGAACCCTTCACCAGTCCCGGTTAG